One segment of Nitrospirota bacterium DNA contains the following:
- a CDS encoding glycosyltransferase family 39 protein, which produces MNVQLLFSIFFTLITLFRFYFSASLNVTPDETYYWYWSQHLALSYFDHPPMVSYLIKMSTALFGNHAWAVRLPALLMGIGSSYLVYLLSKEIFRDRNAGLLSVVVLNTLLLFSVSMVIITPDTPQLFFWLLTLYFSFHAVYGNKTVNWILTGLSFGLGLLSKYTMILYLPGFILFLLVTPPFRHYLVSWKPWAGFGLALFVFSPVMIWNYQHQWISFLFQIHHGTDSREMRGFRYLWEFLGSQAGLFSPFIFLGFFWALFKAFKIGKKKSLHPFAFLFWSVVPVFVFFLYESLHTKIEANWAGFAQAGSIILLGGFLNQKIRDRPENSKKVIYAAIGIISFSFLVTGFVHLQPYFKLIPLSVDRDRTNDLIGWEELQKIKAAFPETTNLPILTTSHTLAGEASFYLQTPDVYQWESPQRITDLTQAHSLPPKGSSFLLMTSDDDQFSPEAKSLFAEINPIADIPVFYPKSPSGIKIRTYHFFLAKNFTGIPQSEKR; this is translated from the coding sequence ATGAATGTTCAGCTTCTTTTTTCAATTTTTTTTACGCTGATCACGCTGTTTCGTTTTTATTTTTCCGCTTCCTTAAACGTCACACCCGATGAAACTTATTATTGGTACTGGTCTCAGCATCTTGCTTTAAGTTACTTTGACCATCCTCCCATGGTCAGCTATTTGATCAAAATGTCCACCGCTTTGTTTGGAAACCATGCCTGGGCTGTCAGACTTCCGGCTCTCTTAATGGGAATCGGCTCCAGCTATCTTGTCTATCTTCTTTCAAAGGAGATCTTTAGAGACAGAAATGCCGGTCTGTTAAGCGTCGTGGTTCTAAACACGCTTTTACTCTTTTCCGTCAGCATGGTGATTATCACCCCGGATACGCCGCAACTCTTTTTTTGGCTGTTAACGCTTTATTTTTCGTTTCATGCGGTTTACGGCAATAAAACCGTGAATTGGATTTTGACGGGACTGTCGTTTGGCCTGGGCCTTTTGAGTAAATACACCATGATCCTTTACCTCCCCGGGTTCATTTTATTTCTTTTGGTGACACCCCCTTTTCGGCATTATTTAGTCTCCTGGAAACCCTGGGCGGGGTTTGGTTTAGCTCTGTTTGTTTTTTCTCCCGTGATGATTTGGAACTATCAACATCAATGGATTTCTTTCCTTTTCCAAATCCATCATGGAACCGACTCAAGAGAAATGCGCGGGTTTCGGTATCTCTGGGAGTTTTTGGGAAGTCAGGCGGGATTATTTTCTCCCTTTATCTTTTTGGGCTTCTTCTGGGCGTTATTTAAAGCCTTTAAAATCGGGAAAAAGAAAAGTCTCCATCCATTTGCTTTTTTGTTCTGGTCGGTTGTTCCGGTTTTTGTCTTTTTTCTTTATGAAAGCCTTCATACAAAAATTGAGGCCAATTGGGCGGGGTTCGCGCAGGCAGGGTCTATTATCTTGTTGGGCGGCTTTTTAAACCAAAAGATACGGGATCGGCCCGAAAATTCCAAAAAGGTTATTTATGCCGCGATCGGGATCATTTCATTTAGTTTTTTGGTGACGGGTTTCGTTCATCTACAACCTTACTTTAAGCTGATTCCATTGAGCGTAGATCGGGACAGAACCAATGACCTGATCGGATGGGAAGAGCTTCAAAAGATTAAAGCGGCCTTTCCCGAAACCACGAATCTGCCTATCCTGACGACAAGCCACACACTGGCTGGCGAAGCCTCCTTTTATCTCCAGACCCCGGACGTCTACCAGTGGGAATCGCCGCAGCGAATAACGGATCTGACTCAGGCTCATTCCCTTCCCCCGAAAGGGAGCTCCTTTTTATTAATGACCTCCGATGATGACCAATTTTCGCCG
- a CDS encoding polyprenol monophosphomannose synthase, producing the protein MTDPAIPVMVMIPTYNESKNILSLVDKLLSVDPSLHIVVVDDHSPDGTWKLVETLGRKDSRIHLIHRIGRKGRGSAGIEGFQYAISKKAETIVEMDSDFSHNPVYIPSFLKEIKQVDIVIGSRSIPGGGETGRGFVRRLITKGANFYIRLVLGLKIKDCTSGYRMFRIKVLEEINLGSLISTGPSIVQEILYKAFLKGFSMKEVPIVFEERAAGKSTFNSKIILNSLTMILKFKFRYRSSPDQTPA; encoded by the coding sequence ATGACAGACCCTGCCATTCCTGTTATGGTGATGATTCCCACCTATAACGAATCAAAAAATATTCTTTCCCTGGTCGATAAACTCCTCTCTGTCGATCCCTCGCTTCATATCGTGGTCGTTGACGATCACTCTCCGGATGGAACCTGGAAACTGGTTGAAACATTAGGCCGGAAAGACTCCCGGATCCACCTCATTCACCGGATCGGGAGAAAAGGCCGCGGAAGCGCCGGAATCGAGGGTTTTCAATATGCCATTTCGAAAAAAGCGGAAACCATTGTCGAAATGGATTCCGATTTTTCGCATAATCCCGTTTATATCCCGTCATTTTTAAAAGAAATCAAACAGGTTGATATCGTCATCGGATCGAGATCAATTCCGGGAGGAGGAGAAACCGGACGGGGGTTCGTTCGCCGCCTCATTACCAAAGGGGCCAATTTTTATATTCGTCTGGTTTTGGGGCTAAAAATAAAGGATTGCACCTCCGGGTATAGAATGTTCAGAATAAAAGTGCTTGAAGAAATTAATCTCGGGTCCCTTATTTCAACCGGCCCGTCGATCGTCCAGGAAATCTTATATAAAGCCTTTCTAAAAGGGTTTTCGATGAAAGAAGTCCCTATCGTTTTTGAAGAAAGAGCGGCGGGAAAATCGACCTTTAATTCGAAGATTATCCTCAATTCTTTGACGATGATTTTAAAATTCAAATTCCGCTACCGTTCCTCTCCGGACCAAACGCCGGCATGA